In Fusarium fujikuroi IMI 58289 draft genome, chromosome FFUJ_chr02, the genomic stretch TCTTCTGCTCTCAGTCTTGGCTGGCAATGGTGTTCAGCTGTTCTGCATGACAGGCTGTACCATTCTCTTTGCTCTCCTTGGATTCTTGTCTCCTTCAAACCGTGGATCCCTTGGCACAATCATGATCCTCATGTACACTGTCCTCGGCTTCGTTGGTGGTTATGTCTCTGCTCGAACTTACAAGGCATGGCAGGGCGAGAGCTGGAAGCTGAACATTGCTTTGACCCCAACCTTGGTCCCCGGTATtgtcttctccagcttcttcctcctgaACCTTTTCCTTTGGGCCAAGCAGTCCTCAGGCGCGGTTCCTTTCACCACCATGCTTGTGATTGTTGCTATCTGGTTCATTATTTCGATTCCTCTCTCGTTCGGTGGTTCTTGGGTTGGATTCCGTTCTCCTCAGTTCCAGCCCCCTGTCCGCACCAACCAGATTCCACGACAGATTCCTCCTGTGAGCACTTACCTTAAGCCCGTCCCTAGCGTGCTCATTGTCGGTCTTCTCCCCTTCGGTGCCATCTTTgtcgagctcttcttcatcatgaactCGATCTGGTTCAGCAGGATCTACTACATGTTTGGGTTCCTGTTCCTCTGCTATGGTCTCATGATCGTCGTCTGCGCTGCTGTCACTATCCTTATGGTGTACTTCCTGCTATGTGCTGAGAATTACAACTGGCAGTGGAGATCTTTCCTCGCTGCTGGTATGAGTGGTGGCTATATCTTCTTGAATTGTCTTTTGTACCTTGTTACAAAGGTCAGGGCGAGTGGACTGGCTGGTATTGTGCTCTACATGGGCTACAGTGCCATCATTTCATTCCTCTTTTTCATTCTTACTGGTAAGTTCGTCTGGCccctttttttaatttaccaTTCTGACCGTTTCAGGCTCCATCGGCTACTTTGCCAGTTGGTGGTTCGTTCGCAAGATCTACTCGTCCATCAAGATTGATTAAGAGACGACCTTGCACCAATTATGACGAATGGATCATCAACGACAAGTGACTAATGAACAAGAGACGGAATTTTGGTGTTTGTAAAATACATGTACGACCAGCGTCTGGAATTCGCGTTTACCATGAGCCGTGCTTTAAGCTGCAAACAAGGGCCAGATCGGCGAGATTATGGTGATAAGGATCCGTGGTGTTGCATCAGTACGCTGcgagtacggagtagatTCATTTTCATTTAGACGGATATCAAAATCAGGCCAGTGCCAACAGAGCAGGGCCGTGTTGGCTATTGACGAGGAGGTATTGTTCTGCATtgtttttaagcttattatagatatcAAAAATTCGTTGACTTATTTCCTCCTGCTcaatcgtcgtcgtcatcgtcatccaaaTCATCCAGATTAGTAAACTGAAACTGGGCCTTTTGCTGTGGGGGTCCAGTTGGGCTCCTTTGTTCGCCAGGGGCAGCCGGACCACCAACCAAACTTGCGCGTCTCCAGGCCTCTTGGTCCTTTTCTCTCTGGCGTTCTCTCTCGATGCGCTGGCGCTCGCGTTCCTCGcgttgcttcttctcgcgctCTTCCTGGGCAATAcggtcctcttcttccttctgctttctctcctcttcctcgcgACGCTtgcgctcttcttcctcagctggATCGTAGCCCTTGGGGTCAATGCCCTGCTCCTGGAGGAGCTGGTTAGCAGCAAGGGAGCCAGCGCCAAGCTGAAGGTCGTTTGGCCAAGGGAGGAAGATCTGGTCGGTCAAGGGGTTCAAGAACTGTGTCCACTCGCTGGGTAGGACAGTGTTGGCGGACATGGAGGACTGTTGAGTCGCAGGTTCCTGGGAGACGGCTGGCGTGCCATTCATAATTGCCGGGCTTTGAACCTGAGACGATGGAGGCGCAGATGGTGTCATGACTGAAGCTGCTTGCGACTCGGGTCCTGGGGTCTGGGCTGCTGGTGTTTGACCGCCTGGAGTCTGAACTTCTGGGACATCTGCCGTCTGTGGTACAGCTTTGATGGTGCCTGCTGGTGGCATAGTCGTTTTACTGATACGTCGGGCATAGTTGAGCAGCTCTGCGTAGGCGATGGGGTAGCTTGGGCCAGAAGGAAATGTGGTGGTTTGCGTCGTCACGATATCCTTTCGAGTAGTAGCTAGATTCGAAAGAGTATCGCGGATCTGCGTATCAAGGGCGTTTGACGACTCGCGCAGTTGTTGAATACGTAAATAATTGTTCTGGTGGGTCTGGACTGAGAAACAAGTTAGCTAAATATTCATGGCTGGCTGAGTTGGATGAATTACCTTCTTCCAAGCCTCTGCTTAGTTCTTGGTCGGCTGCATTGAGCTCCTCTCCTTGTTGTATAGAGGGATGGTATTTTGTTACTGAATCAATTAGATTTGCGAGAGCTTTCTCTAGTCGCTCGAAGCGACCATCGATATATTTGTCCATCACAAGATCGTGGCTGGTCACGACGACTATCCCAATACTAAGTGATGTGaaagtaaataaaagaaaggtcAAAGACAAGGCTACTATAGCAGACCGAAGCTTGAAAGCCAAAAGTGGGTCTTTAGCTAAGGTTATCATTGGTCGGCTGCCTCAAAGCTTCTTTCAGGCCTGAGGCCAAACAAACCCGATCTTTCCCGTTCGGCAAACTCGCGCAACCAAGTTCAAGGCCCTTCTTTTACGACGACGACATCGACGAGCAATTGAACGACGAAACAGGCTTCCACCGCCCTAAAATTCAAGATGGTCTCCTACGTACGTCCGAACCCTTCGATACGACCGCCGAAAACGAGCTACAGATATTCACGAATGGCTCGAGGCGTCTTTAACAAAGAGTGCAATCGACTGACCTGATTCTCACCAGACTCCCATCCGCATGTCGGAATTCAAGAGCAACTATGGTCCTAAGTACGTTATACCAGTCTACGATCACCGAACATCGAATTCGAAGCGCACTGTCAAGGCAGAAGCAAACTACGACTCTCGAAATTCTACGCAAGGGTTCACATTGAAATAGTGACGTTGGCTAATACTCTGGAAAAGGTACCATGCTCAGCCCAACGTTGCAGGCTTCACCCCTCAGGCTGCCTTCCGAATGTAAGTGCACAATCCTAAACCGAGAAGACGGCCGAGAACCGAATATGCAAGCGAACCGAGTTTCGATCTCCCTTCCGTTTCCCCGAAGTCTTAGAATGATCAACCGCGGCTGAGATGGACATGACGGATGAGAGATTGGGATTTGATTATGAACTTCTCTGGACGACCGATATTTATGCTGTGTATGGGAACTGACTGGGCTATAGCGGCTCCCGTCTGGCTATGTACGGTGCCCCCGCCGCTGTTgctgtcctcctcttcgccaaCGGTATTCCCCGTGTGCAGCGTGACGTTCTCCAGGTACGAACGAACATATCTCGATATTGTTTGGCCACGATATTAATTCCTATACAGAAGATCCCTTTCCTTGGCAACTACTTCCGAAAGGAGATCCACCCCGCCGACAACGTAAGTCTTGACTATGATACGAAGCATCGGGGTCAGTCACTAATAGTCTGTACAGCCTTTCTAAATTATATGGTGGACTTGAGGAAGATAGACGTTGTTCAGCGCCGGTGCCGGCTCTCCTTGTATAAGATATTCCAATAGACATGTTCTGAGCCTTGAATTTTGCTGTGAAATGTACGGCCTGTGATTGGCTGATGTTCAAGTGCTTAACTTGTAGCCAGAGACATGCCTGGCACCTTATGGAAGTCCTTTGCAAAAGAATACATCTGTAACGGCATGGAAGGTATAGAGTGGTTCTGGAGCTACACTATTGTAGCCTATAATACCTACCCTTTGGGTCTTAGATATTGCTTTGAACCATTTGGGGTTGTTGATATGATGTTCCACACATTAAAGTACAGTGCCACTAACTCACTGCGAAACACTGTTCTCTCTCCTACATGTAAGGTAGATACAGCTTGCCCGTCTTATACAAT encodes the following:
- a CDS encoding ubiquinol cytochrome c reductase 8.5 kDa subunit — its product is MVSYTPIRMSEFKSNYGPKYVIPVYDHRTSNSKRTVKAEANYDSRNSTQGYHAQPNVAGFTPQAAFRIGSRLAMYGAPAAVAVLLFANGIPRVQRDVLQKIPFLGNYFRKEIHPADNPF